One Mesoplodon densirostris isolate mMesDen1 chromosome X, mMesDen1 primary haplotype, whole genome shotgun sequence genomic region harbors:
- the BMP15 gene encoding bone morphogenetic protein 15: MVLLSILRILLLWGLVFFMEHGVQMTQVGKPSVALLPEAPTLPLIRELLEEAPGKQQRKPRILGPPLRYMLELYQHSADESGHPRENRTIGATMVRLVRPLANVARPLRGPWHKQTLDFLLRPNSVAYQLVRATVVYRHQLHLAHSHLSCHVEPWVQKSPTDHFPSSGRGSSKPSLLPEAWTEMDITQHVGQKLWNHKGRRVLRLRFLCQQPRGSEVLEFRWHGTSSLDTVFLLLYFNDTQSVQKAKLLPRGLEEFTERDPSLLLRRARQAGSIASEVPGRSRERDGPESNQCSLHPFQVSFQQLGWDHWIIAPHLYTPNYCKGVCPRVLHYGLNSPNHAIIQNLVNELVDQSVPQPSCVPYKYVPISILLIEANGSILYKEYEDMIAQSCTCR, from the exons ATGGTCCTCCTGAGCATCCTTAGAATCCTTCTTCTTTGGGGACTGGTGTTTTTTATGGAACACGGGGTCCAAATGACACAGGTAGGGAAGCCTTCTGTTGCCCTCCTGCCTGAGGCCCCTACCTTGCCCCTGATTCGGGAGCTGCTAGAAGAAGCCCCTGGCAAGCAGCAGAGGAAGCCACGGATCCTAGGGCCTCCCTTGCGGTATATGCTGGAGTTGTACCAGCATTCAGctgatgagagtgggcaccctaGGGAGAACCGCACCATTGGGGCCACCATGGTGAGGCTGGTGAGACCGTTGGCTAATGTAGCAAGACCTCTCAGAG GCCCCTGGCACAAACAGACCCTGGACTTCCTTCTGAGACCAAACTCGGTAGCATACCAACTAGTCAGAGCCACTGTGGTTTACCGCCATCAACTTCACCTAGCTCACTCCCACCTCTCCTGCCATGTGGAGCCCTGGGTCCAGAAAAGCCCAACCGATCACTTTCCTTCTTCAGGAAGAGGCTCCTCAAAGCCTTCCCTGCTGCCCGAAGCTTGGACAGAGATGGATATCACGCAACATGTTGGGCAAAAACTCTGGAATCACAAGGGGCGCAGGGTTCTACGACTCCGCTTCCTGTGTCAGCAGCCAAGAGGTAGTGAGGTTCTTGAGTTCCGGTGGCATGGCACTTCATCCTTGGACACTGTTTTCTTGTTACTCTATTTCAATGACACTCAGAGTGTTCAGAAGGCCAAACTTCTCCCAAGAGGCCTGGAAGAGTTTACGGAAAGAGATCCTTCTCTTCTCTTGCGAAGGGCTCGTCAAGCAGGCAGTATCGCATCTGAGGTTCCTGGCCGCTCCAGGGAGCGTGATGGGCCTGAAAGTAACCAGTGTTCCCTCCACCCTTTCCAAGTCAGCTTCCAGCAGCTGGGCTGGGATCACTGGATCATTGCTCCCCATCTCTATACTCCAAACTACTGTAAGGGAGTCTGCCCTCGGGTACTACACTATGGTCTCAATTCTCCCAATCATGCCATCATCCAGAACCTTGTCAATGAGCTGGTGGACCAGAGCGTCCCTCAGCCCTCCTGTGTCCCTTATAAGTATGTTCCCATTAGCATTCTTCTGATCGAAGCAAATGGGAGTATCCTGTACAAGGAATATGAGGATATGATTGCCCAGTCCTGCACGTGTAGGTGA